The Streptococcus marmotae genome contains the following window.
GTAATTGTGCGATTTTCTGGTTGACAGCGACAGAGATTTGATGGTTCTTCTTAACAATAGGAGTTTCAGCGACCGCTATTTTCCCACATTCCTTGCACTTGAAACGACGCTTTCGAAGGCGGATAAGTAGCGGGTAACCAGCAGTTTCTAAGTAGGGGATTTTAGAGGCTTTCTGGAAGTCGTACTTAGCCATTTGTCCTTTGCAGGAAGGGCATTTAGGTGCTGTGTAATCCAAGTGACCGTGGAGTTCTAAGTGTGTTCCCATGTCGCATTCATTAGTGATCGTGATATTTTTGTCTTTCATTTTGAGAAAATTTGTGATAAGATTTAGTTGTTCCATATGAGTCTTTCTAAATGATGGTTTTGTCGCTTTTCATTATAGGTCATATGGGACTTTTTTTCTACACTGAAAAAGGCTCCATAATTTCCACAGTGGATTTACCCACTACAGATATTATAGAGCCCTTTTTTTTATGTGTTTCAAGTGATGGGCTTATACTCTATAAAAATCAAAATCTGACTAGTCTCCACAATTGAGAATTGTGGGAGGTGAGAAATAGAGCGAGCATAGCTCGTTTCCCCTGAACCACTAGTTCGGACTAATGTTAGCTGAGGATTATGTCATAATCCTTATTTCCAACCTTCAACAGTCCGCTGGACTGTTGAAGCAAGGTGAGTTAACGACGTCAGACTTTGATTTTTGACGAGTATTAGAGCATTATTTCGTCATCTGTCAGTTTTTGACCGCTATTTTTGTGGAACAAATCCATTAAATCTTGGACTGTCAGATTTGCTTTTTCTTCACCTTGGACATCAACCACAATGCGACCTTGGTGAAGCATGACAAGACGATTGCCATACTCGATAGCATTTTCCATATTATGGGTAATCATCAAGGCTGTCAAGCGGTCTTTTTCAACAATTTTTTTGGTCAATTTCATAACCATCTCACTAGTCTTAGGATCAAGAGCCGCTGTATGCTCATCCAGCAGTAAGACTTTTGGTTTGACCAAGGAAGCCATAAGCAAGGTCAGAGCTTGGCGCTGACCGCCTGATAAAAATTGGGTATCGACCTTCATTCGATTTTCAAGTCCTAAGTCCAATTCTTTCAATGCTTCTTTAAAAATCTTGCGCTCACTATCTTTTACTCCCCAGCTCAAACCACGAGAAAGACCACGGCGATAAGCAACTGCCATATTTTCTTCAATGGTCAAGCGAGAAGCGGTTCCCATTTTCGGATCTTGGAAGACACGACTGATGTCACGCGCACGTTTCGCAGCTGGAATATGCTTGATTGACTTTCCGTCTAATAAAATGTCGCCTGAATCAACGGTCAAAGCACCTGCAAGACTGTTCATCAAGGTTGACTTTCCTGCACCGTTTCCACCAATAATGGAAATGAAATCTCCCTCCTTCACGTCCAAATTCATCCCACGTAGCACATGATTCTCATTAATTGTCCCTGCTTCGAAGGTCTTATGAATATCTTGAATGGATAAAATCGTTTTCATGTTTTTTCCTCCTAAGCTGATTTTTCAGATAGATTTGGCTTACGAATCTGTAATTTTTTCTGCAATTCTGGTACAAAAAGGACAAAGGCAAGAAGCGTTGCCGAGAACAATTTGACCAAGTCAGCATCCATACCAGGAATTTCAAGAATCGCCAAGATAATCAACCGATAGATAACCGATCCAAGTACCACAGAGGCCAACCGCCAACCAATACGCAAATTGCGTAAAATTACTTCTGCAATAATCACGGAGGCAAGACCGATTACAATCGTTCCAGTACCCGAATTCAAGTCTGCATAGCCATTGTTTTGTGTCAAGAGAGCGCCACAAAGTGCAATCAGCCCATTTGATAGCATGTAGCCATAAATCTTCATCTTATCAACGTTAATCCCATTGGCTTCACTCATTGGAATATTATCCCCTGTTGAACGAAGAGCAAGACCAACTTGGGTATTTAAGAGTAAGGTCAATAAGGCAATCACAACCAGAACGAAAATCGCACCGATAATGAGAACGGCATAGGTTTTCGTTAAGCCCATTTTCTGTAACTGAGTAACCAAGGTCTGTTGGCGCAACAAGGCGACATTGGCCTTGCCAAGAATTTTCAAGTTAATCGAATACAAACCTGTCAGCGTGACAATCCCTGTTAAAAGAGCAGGAATTTTCAGCTTAGTATGCAATAAGCCTGAAATAAGCCCTGCCAGCATCCCGCCAATAAAAGCAAGGAAGGTAGCCAGTAAAGGATTGACACCATTGACAATTCCTGTTGCACAGACTGCCGCTCC
Protein-coding sequences here:
- a CDS encoding ABC transporter permease produces the protein MDLILSSVSQGLLWSIMAIGVYLTFRILDIADLTAEGAYPLGAAVCATGIVNGVNPLLATFLAFIGGMLAGLISGLLHTKLKIPALLTGIVTLTGLYSINLKILGKANVALLRQQTLVTQLQKMGLTKTYAVLIIGAIFVLVVIALLTLLLNTQVGLALRSTGDNIPMSEANGINVDKMKIYGYMLSNGLIALCGALLTQNNGYADLNSGTGTIVIGLASVIIAEVILRNLRIGWRLASVVLGSVIYRLIILAILEIPGMDADLVKLFSATLLAFVLFVPELQKKLQIRKPNLSEKSA
- a CDS encoding ABC transporter ATP-binding protein, with protein sequence MKTILSIQDIHKTFEAGTINENHVLRGMNLDVKEGDFISIIGGNGAGKSTLMNSLAGALTVDSGDILLDGKSIKHIPAAKRARDISRVFQDPKMGTASRLTIEENMAVAYRRGLSRGLSWGVKDSERKIFKEALKELDLGLENRMKVDTQFLSGGQRQALTLLMASLVKPKVLLLDEHTAALDPKTSEMVMKLTKKIVEKDRLTALMITHNMENAIEYGNRLVMLHQGRIVVDVQGEEKANLTVQDLMDLFHKNSGQKLTDDEIML